The following proteins are encoded in a genomic region of Camelus ferus isolate YT-003-E chromosome 8, BCGSAC_Cfer_1.0, whole genome shotgun sequence:
- the THBS2 gene encoding thrombospondin-2, whose translation MLWSLLLLASWAWSGVQAGDQDEDTTFDLFSASNINRKTIGAKQFRGPDPRVPAYRFVRFDYIPPVGAEHLGRIAEAMRQKDGFFLTASLKQDRRSRGTLLALEGPGAAQRQFDIISNGPADTLDLTYWVDGTQHVISLEDVGLADSQWKNITVQVTGETYSLYVGCDLMDSFTLDQPFYEQLKTERSRMYVAKGSGRESHFRGLLQNVHLVFENSVEDVLSKKGCQQSQGAEANAISEDTDTLHLSPPGSTEYVGQGAEKAPEVCEHSCEALGSMIKELSGLHVVVNQLQENLRRVSSDNQFLWELIGGPPKTRNMSACWQDGRFFAENETWVVDSCTKCTCKKFKTVCHQITCPPATCADPSFMEGECCPSCFHDGEEGWSPWAEWTECSATCGSGTQQRGRSCDVTSNTCLGPSIQTRACSLGKCDHRIRQDGGWSHWSPWSSCSVTCGAGNVTRIRLCNSPVPQMGGRSCKGSGRETKACQGPPCPVDGRWSPWSPWSACTVTCAGGIRERTRVCNSPKPQHGGKDCVGDVKEHQMCNKRSCPLDGCLSNPCFPGAPCSSFPDGSWSCGSCPVGFLGNGTHCEDLDECAVVTDMCFATSKAHRCVNTNPGFHCLPCPPRYKGTQPFGVGLEEARTEKQVCEPENPCKDKTHNCHRHAECVYLGHFSDPMFKCECQTGYAGDGLICGEDSDLDGWPNRNLVCATNATYHCIKDNCPLLPNSGQEDFDKDGIGDACDDDDDNDGVTDEKDNCQLLFNPRQFDYDKDEVGDRCDNCPYVHNPAQIDTDNNGEGDACSVDIDGDDVFNERDNCPYVYNTDQRDSDGDGVGDHCDNCPLVHNPDQTDVDNDLVGDQCDNNEDVDEDGHQNNQDNCPYVSNANQADHDHDGKGDACDSDDDNDGIPDDRDNCRLVPNPGQEDADGDGRGDACKDDFDNDSIPDIDDVCPENHAISETDFRNFQMVHLDPKGTTQIDPNWVIRHQGKELVQTANSDPGIAVGFDEFGSVDFSGTFYVNTDRDDDYAGFVFGYQSSSRFYVVMWKQVTQTYWEDQPTRAYGYSGVSLKVVNSTTGTGEHLRNALWHTGNTEGQVRTLWHDPRNIGWKDYTAYRWHLTHRPKTGYIRVLVHEGKQVMADSGPIYDQTYAGGRLGLFVFSQEMVYFSDLKYECRDV comes from the exons ATGCTGTggtccctgctgctgctggcctcaTGGGCCTGGTCCGGCGTTCAGG CTGGAGACCAGGACGAGGACACCACCTTTGACCTCTTCAGCGCCAGCAACATCAACCGCAAGACCATCGGGGCCAAGCAGTTCCGGGGCCCGGACCCCCGTGTGCCCGCCTATCGCTTCGTCCGGTTTGACTACATCCCGCCGGTGGGCGCGGAGCATCTGGGCAGGATCGCCGAGGCCATGCGGCAGAAGGACGGCTTCTTCCTCACGGCCAGCCTGAAGCAGGACCGCAGGTCCCGGGGCACCCTGCTGGCCCTCGAGGGCCCCGGCGCCGCGCAGCGGCAGTTCGACATCATCTCCAACGGCCCCGCCGACACGCTGGACCTCACCTACTGGGTGGACGGCACCCAGCACGTCATCTCGCTGGAGGACGTGGGCCTGGCCGACTCCCAGTGGAAGAACATCACGGTGCAGGTGACCGGGGAGACCTACAGCCTGTACGTGGGCTGCGACCTGATGGACAGCTTCACGCTGGACCAGCCCTTCTACGAGCAGCTGAAGACAGAAAGGAGCAGGATGTACGTGGCCAAAGGCTCCGGCCGAGAGAGTCACTTCCGG GGTTTGCTGCAGAATGTCCacttagtttttgaaaattccGTGGAAGATGTTCTCAGCAAGAAAGGGTGTCAGCAGAGCCAGGGAG CCGAAGCCAACGCCATTAGCGAGGACACGGACACGCTGCACCTGAGCCCCCCGGGCTCCACGGAGTATGTGGGCCAGGGTGCGGAGAAGGCGCCAGAGGTGTGCGAGCACTCGTGCGAGGCCCTGGGCAGCATGATTAAGGAGCTGTCGGGGCTGCACGTCGTGGTGAACCAGCTCCAAGAGAACCTGCGGAGAGTG TCCAGCGATAACCAGTTTCTCTGGGAGCTCATCGGTGGGCCTCCCAAGACCCGGAACATGTCAGCCTGCTGGCAGGACGGCCGCTTCTTTGCAGAAAATGAAACCTGGGTGGTGGACAGCTGCACCAAGTGCACCTGCAAG aaatttaaaactgtttGCCATCAAATCACCTGCCCGCCGGCGACCTGTGCCGACCCGTCCTTCATGGAGGGCGAGTGCTGCCCCTCCTGCTTCCACG ACGGCGAGGAAGGCTGGTCCCCGTGGGCGGAGTGGACGGAGTGCTCTGCCACCTGCGGATCTGGCACCCAGCAGAGGGGGCGGTCGTGCGACGTCACCAGCAACACTTGCTTGGGGCCGTCCATCCAGACGCGGGCATGCAGCCTGGGCAAGTGTGACCACCGCA TCCGGCAGGACGGCGGCTGGAGCCACTGGTCGCCGTGGTCCTCCTGCTCCGTGACCTGCGGTGCCGGGAACGTGACGCGCATCCGCCTCTGCAACTCGCCGGTGCCCCAGATGGGCGGGAGGAGCTGCAAGGGCAGCGGCCGCGAGACCAAGGCCTGCCAGGGCCCGCCCTGCCCGG TGGACGGTCGGTGGAGCCCCTGGTCCCCGTGGTCAGCCTGCACGGTCACCTGTGCTGGAGGAATCCGGGAGCGGACGCGCGTCTGTAACAGCCCCAAGCCGCAGCACGGAGGGAAGGACTGCGTCGGGGACGTCAAGGAGCATCAGATGTGCAACAAGAGGAGCTGCCCGCTGG ACGGCTGCCTGTCCAACCCCTGCTTCCCCGGAGCGCCGTGCAGCAGCTTCCCTGACGGCTCCTGGTCCTGCGGCTCCTGCCCGGTGGGCTTCCTGGGCAACGGCACCCACTGCGAGGACCTGGACGAG TGTGCCGTGGTCACTGATATGTGCTTCGCGACCAGCAAGGCTCACCGCTGCGTCAACACCAACCCGggcttccactgtctgccctgcCCCCCACGCTACAAGGGGACTCAGCCCTTTGGGGTTGGCCTGGAGGAAGCCAGGACCGAGAAGCAG GTGTGCGAGCCTGAGAACCCCTGCAAGGACAAGACCCACAACTGCCACAGGCACGCGGAGTGCGTCTACCTGGGCCACTTCAGCGACCCCATGTTCAAGTGCGAGTGCCAGACTGGCTACGCAGGCGACGGGCTCATCTGCGGGGAGGACTCGGACCTGGACGGCTGGCCCAACAGGAACCTGGTCTGCGCCACCAACGCCACCTACCACTGCATCAAG GACAACTGCCCCCTCCTGCCTAACTCTGGACAAGAAGACTTTGACAAGGACGGCATTGGGGATGCCTGTGATGACGATGATGACAACGACGGTGTCACCGACGAGAAG GACAACTGCCAACTTCTCTTCAACCCCCGTCAGTTTGACTATGACAAGGACGAGGTCGGGGACCGCTGTGACAACTGTCCTTACGTGCACAACCCGGCCCAGATCGACACGGACAACAACGGGGAGGGAGATGCTTGCTCGGTGGACATCGACGGAGACG ACGTCTTCAATGAGCGAGACAACTGTCCATACGTGTACAACACGGACCAGAGGGACAGCGACGGCGACGGAGTGGGAGACCACTGCGACAACTGCCCGCTGGTGCACAACCCAGACCAG ACGGACGTGGACAATGACCTGGTGGGAGACCAGTGCGACAACAATGAAGACGTCGACGAGGACGGCCACCAGAACAACCAGGACAACTGCCCCTACGTGTCCAATGCCAACCAGGCTGACCATGACCACGATGGCAAGGGTGACGCCTGCGACTCAGACGATGACAACGACGGGATCCCCGACGACAGGGACAACTGCAGGCTCGTGCCCAACCCCGGCCAGGAGGACGCAGATG GTGACGGGCGAGGTGATGCTTGCAAAGACGACTTTGACAATGACAGCATCCCTGACATCGACGACGTGTGTCCTGAAAACCACGCCATCAGTGAGACCGACTTCCGGAACTTCCAGATGGTCCACCTGGACCCCAAGGGCACCACTCAGATCGATCCCAACTGGGTCATTCGCCATCAAGGCAAGGAGCTGGTGCAGACGGCGAACTCTGACCCCGGCATCGCCGTCG GTTTTGACGAGTTTGGGTCCGTGGACTTCAGCGGCACGTTCTATGTCAACACGGACCGGGATGACGACTACGCGGGCTTTGTCTTCGGGTACCAGTCCAGCAGCCGCTTCTACGTGGTGATGTGGAAGCAGGTCACGCAGACCTACTGGGAGGACCAGCCCACCCGGGCGTACGGCTACTCGGGGGTGTCCCTCAAGGTGGTGAACTCCACCACGGGGACAGGCGAGCACCTGAGGAACGCACTGTGGCACACCGGGAACACGGAAGGACAG GTGCGCACGTTGTGGCACGACCCCAGGAACATTGGCTGGAAGGACTACACCGCCTACCGGTGGCACCTGACCCACAGGCCGAAGACCGGCTACATCAG AGTCTTAGTGCACGAAGGAAAACAGGTCATGGCCGACTCAGGACCCATCTATGACCAGACCTACGCTGGCGGGCGGCTGGGGCTGTTTGTCTTCTCTCAAGAAATGGTCTACTTCTCGGACCTCAAATATGAATGCAGAG ACGTCTAA